GCTCAGCGATCCCGGGCTGGCGCTGTACTCGGTCATGCTCGTGACCTGGTGGAAGGGCGTCGGCTACTACATGGTCATCTACCTCGCCGGTCTCGAGGCCATCCCCGCCTATTACGAGGAGGCCGCGGCCCTGGACGGGGCCGGGCCCGTCGCCCGGCTGTTCCGGGTGACGATCCCGCTGTTACGTCCCAGCATCTTGCTGGCCAGCACGATCTCGATTCTCGCGGCGCTGCGCGTCTTCGAGGAAGTCTACGTCATGACCGGCGGCGGTCCGATCTTCTCGACCTACACGATCTTCTATTACATGTTCGATCAGGCGTTCAACTCGCTGCATCTGGGCTACGCCGCCGCGATCGGCGTGGTCCTCGCGGCGATCACGGCGCTGTTTTCCGCCGTGAACTTCCGCCTGATGCGCCACGGAGGATTGTCCTATTATTAAACCCGCCGTCCGGCGTCGCGCGGGCACGGCCGGGATGTACCTTCTCCTGACCGCGCTCGCCGTGGTGACCGTGTTCCCGTTCCTCTGGCTGCTCGCGACCGCGCTCGGCTCACACGGCGCCGTCTTTGCGTTTCCGCCGGCGCTGATTCCGCGTCCCGCGACGCTGGCCAACTTCGCCGGCGTCTGGCAGACGATGCCGGTGGGCCGGTTTTTCTTGAACACCGCGTACATCACGGGGATGGGCATCGTGCTCACGCTGCTCGTGAGCGCCGCGGCCGGCTACCCGCTCGCGCGCATGCGTTTCCCCGGGCGCGACCAGATCTTCTACGCCATCGTCGCGAGCCTCATGCTGCCGCAACACGTCGGGCTGATCTTGAACTTCGTAACGATGATGCGGCTGCACCTCGTGGACACCTACGCGGCGGTGTATCTGCCGAGCCTGGCCAGCGTGTTCGGGATCTTTCTGCTCCGTCAGGCGTACCTCGTCGTCCCCGCGGAGATCGAAGACGCCGCGCGGATCGACGGTGCCGGCGAGTTCCGCCTCTGGGCCCAGGTCATGCTGCCGCTCGTCGCCCCCGCGCTGGCGACGCTGGCCATCATCGAGTTCTCGGCGTACTGGAACTCGTTTCTGTGGCCGCTCATCGTGCTGAAGTCGCCGGACCGGTATCCGCTCGCGGTGGGGCTGCTCTACCTGTCGGGGCTGTTTGCGTTCAACACGCGCTACATCGCGGCCGGGGCCGTGCTGATGACGGTGCCGGTGATCGTGGTGTTCGTGGCGCTGCAGCGCTACTTTCTCCGCGGCATCATGCTCGGGGCGGTGAAGTGAGAATTGCGTTTCTGCCACTCGACGGCCGGCCCGTCACGCGGGGCGCTTTCCTCCGGCTGGCCGCGATCGCCGGCGCCGACGTCCTGACCCCGGCGCCCGAGCACCTCGGCGATCTCAAACGGCCGGCGGACGTCGAGGGGCTGTGGGCGTGGCTCGCCGGACCCGGCGCGCACGCGGACCTCGTCGTGGCCTCCGCGGAACTGCTGATCTACGGCGGCCTGGTACCCAGCCGGGTCGGACACGAGCCCCTCGACCGATGCCTGGCGCTCGCCGCCCGATGGGGCGAGGCGCGGCGCGCGCGGCCGCGCCGGCGTCTGTACCTATCCGCGAGCAATTTGCGTCTTCCGCGGACCGCGGACGCCACCGAGGAACCCGACTACTGGACGGAGTACGGGCCGGACATCTTCGCGCACAGTTACGACGACGACCGCTACGCGGCGACCGGCGACCCGACGTCCCGGACACGGGCGGCCGCGGCGGCGGCCGCCGTGCCGGCGACGGTGCTCGCCGATGTGCGGTGGCGTCGCGAGCGAAACCTCGCCGTGCTGCAGCGCCTCGTCGAGCTCGCCGGCGAGGAGATCTTCGACGCGCTCTTGATCGGGCAGGACGACGCGGCCGAATACGGCTGGACGCGCCGCGACCTGCGGGCGCTGGCCGCCGCGGTCGCCTCATGTGGCGCCGGGTCGCGCGCCTGGGTCACGTACGGCACGGATGAGCTCGCGGCGCGGCTGCTGGCCCGCGCGCTCGTGACTGAGCGGCGGGATCCACCGCGGGTGCAGGTGACCTACTCGGCCCCGGCGTTCCGCGACGTGATCCCGCGGTACGAGGGCCAGGCGCTGGATCTCACGGTGACTTCGCACATCGCGACGGCCGGGTGCGGGCGCGTGAACG
The DNA window shown above is from bacterium and carries:
- a CDS encoding DUF4127 family protein, producing MRIAFLPLDGRPVTRGAFLRLAAIAGADVLTPAPEHLGDLKRPADVEGLWAWLAGPGAHADLVVASAELLIYGGLVPSRVGHEPLDRCLALAARWGEARRARPRRRLYLSASNLRLPRTADATEEPDYWTEYGPDIFAHSYDDDRYAATGDPTSRTRAAAAAAAVPATVLADVRWRRERNLAVLQRLVELAGEEIFDALLIGQDDAAEYGWTRRDLRALAAAVASCGAGSRAWVTYGTDELAARLLARALVTERRDPPRVQVTYSAPAFRDVIPRYEGQALDLTVTSHIATAGCGRVNASPDLHLFVHNSPGEQQEAPQQAPYPRSELDGLFEALTGGVASGTPCALADVRYSNGADCTCVARLLEAPRASGVCAYGGWNTMSNTLGMVLAQALISVGGGERANRDFTILRFLDDWGYQAVVRQRLLQEVLPRYSRAGYPDSGPAYDACAEAARAWLQETCVPPIARSFAVPIVIDRVGFPWKRLFHAALDMRVG
- a CDS encoding carbohydrate ABC transporter permease, with translation MYLLLTALAVVTVFPFLWLLATALGSHGAVFAFPPALIPRPATLANFAGVWQTMPVGRFFLNTAYITGMGIVLTLLVSAAAGYPLARMRFPGRDQIFYAIVASLMLPQHVGLILNFVTMMRLHLVDTYAAVYLPSLASVFGIFLLRQAYLVVPAEIEDAARIDGAGEFRLWAQVMLPLVAPALATLAIIEFSAYWNSFLWPLIVLKSPDRYPLAVGLLYLSGLFAFNTRYIAAGAVLMTVPVIVVFVALQRYFLRGIMLGAVK